The Streptomyces sp. NBC_00224 genome has a window encoding:
- a CDS encoding ABC transporter transmembrane domain-containing protein, translating to MQIRDLPYTDPGEPDVRSGPRFLLWLGLGQLGGQLRSMAWGLLHQCGIAGLPLGVGIAVQAVIDRSGTRLALAGGLIALMGAAIAVGDTMLHRTAVTNWITAAARVQQLLARKTAELGSVLTRRVAAGEVVAVSTGDVEKIGWFVEALSRFAAAATALVIICVGLVLYQPTLGVVVAAGVPVMALAVLPLLPPATRRADTQREKAGRATELASDTVAGLRVLRGIGGEELFLGRYREASQEVRRAAVRSARMWSLISAVQVLLPGVLLITVVWYGAALARDGRIQVGELVTVYSAVTLMLFPLRHFEEIAMAYSFSRPSAKRAARVLALRRVTDPSGTDTGVPSRTAAAPAGSSRPAAEGLSGDLYDPATGLLAPEGRFTAVVCGDPDAAGRLAEHLGGHATEADALASALLGGVALDGLPLDAARAAVLVQDKDPVLLSGTLHELLDVPSSGKVAADEALAAAQCGDVLDALAQASVDTDGDPMRTRITERGRSLSGGQRQRLALARSLVTDPEVLVLDEPTSAVDSHTESRVAGGIKRLRAGRTTVVFSSSPLLLDLADRVVLVHDGEVASVGVHRDLMRTDARYRAVVTRETDESARTEETQSLEKWEETA from the coding sequence ATGCAGATTCGCGATCTTCCTTATACGGATCCAGGCGAACCGGACGTCCGCTCGGGTCCCCGGTTCCTGCTGTGGCTGGGCCTGGGCCAGCTCGGCGGGCAGCTCAGATCGATGGCCTGGGGGCTGCTGCACCAGTGCGGCATCGCCGGGCTGCCGCTCGGCGTGGGCATCGCCGTACAGGCCGTGATCGACCGCTCGGGTACGCGGCTCGCGCTCGCGGGCGGCCTCATCGCGCTGATGGGCGCGGCCATCGCCGTCGGCGACACCATGCTGCACCGCACCGCGGTGACCAACTGGATCACGGCAGCGGCCCGTGTGCAGCAGCTGCTCGCGCGCAAGACCGCCGAGCTCGGCTCGGTGCTCACGCGCCGGGTCGCGGCGGGCGAGGTCGTCGCCGTCTCCACCGGCGACGTCGAGAAGATCGGCTGGTTCGTGGAGGCGCTGTCGCGGTTCGCGGCGGCAGCCACCGCACTGGTGATCATCTGCGTCGGCCTGGTGCTGTACCAGCCGACGCTCGGCGTCGTGGTCGCCGCCGGAGTGCCCGTCATGGCCCTGGCCGTCCTGCCGTTGCTGCCGCCCGCCACCCGGCGGGCCGACACCCAGCGCGAGAAGGCGGGCCGGGCGACCGAGCTGGCCTCGGACACCGTGGCCGGGCTGCGGGTACTGCGCGGCATCGGCGGCGAGGAGCTCTTCCTCGGCCGCTACCGCGAGGCCTCCCAGGAGGTCCGCAGGGCAGCCGTGCGCAGCGCCCGCATGTGGTCGCTGATCTCGGCGGTCCAGGTGCTGCTGCCGGGCGTCCTGCTGATCACGGTGGTCTGGTACGGGGCGGCGCTGGCCCGCGACGGCCGGATCCAGGTCGGTGAACTGGTCACCGTGTACAGCGCGGTGACGCTGATGCTGTTCCCGCTGCGCCACTTCGAGGAGATCGCCATGGCGTACTCCTTCTCGCGGCCCTCGGCCAAGCGCGCGGCCCGCGTGCTGGCACTGCGGAGGGTCACCGACCCGTCCGGGACGGACACGGGGGTGCCGTCCCGGACGGCGGCGGCGCCGGCCGGGTCCTCCCGGCCCGCCGCCGAGGGGCTGTCCGGCGACCTGTACGACCCGGCGACCGGACTGCTCGCGCCCGAGGGCCGGTTCACGGCCGTGGTGTGCGGCGACCCGGACGCGGCCGGACGGCTGGCCGAGCACCTGGGCGGACACGCCACCGAGGCCGACGCCTTGGCGTCCGCCCTGCTCGGCGGGGTCGCGCTCGACGGGCTCCCGCTGGACGCGGCACGGGCCGCCGTCCTCGTCCAGGACAAGGACCCGGTACTGCTCTCCGGCACGCTCCACGAGCTCCTGGACGTGCCCTCGTCCGGGAAGGTCGCGGCCGACGAGGCGCTGGCGGCGGCGCAGTGCGGCGACGTCCTGGACGCGCTGGCCCAGGCGTCGGTGGACACCGACGGCGACCCGATGCGCACCCGGATCACCGAGCGCGGCCGGTCGCTCTCCGGCGGCCAGCGCCAACGCCTCGCCCTGGCACGGTCGTTGGTGACCGACCCGGAGGTGCTCGTCCTGGACGAGCCGACCTCGGCGGTCGACTCGCACACCGAGTCACGGGTGGCGGGCGGCATCAAGCGGCTGCGCGCGGGCCGTACGACGGTCGTGTTCTCGTCGTCGCCGCTGCTGCTCGACCTGGCGGACCGGGTCGTCCTCGTGCACGACGGCGAGGTCGCCTCGGTCGGGGTGCACCGCGACCTGATGCGCACCGACGCCCGCTACCGCGCGGTGGTCACCCGCGAGACCGACGAGTCGGCGCGGACCGAAGAGACACAGTCACTGGAGAAATGGGAGGAGACGGCATGA
- a CDS encoding ABC transporter ATP-binding protein, with the protein MIGVAAPEYDPAAPQSATTLPVGTPATVRAYVRQLMRRHRKAFALLIGVNAVAVISSMVGPYLLGGIVEDLSNDVQDLHLERTAALFAGALIVQTVFVRLVRLRGGMLGEEMLADLREDFLVRSVGLPPGVLERAGTGDLLSRITTDIDRLANAMREAVPQLAIGVVWALLLIGALTATAPPLALAVLVALPMLVAVCRWYFRRAPSAYRSEAAGYAAVAAVLAETVDAGRTIEAHRLGERRIALSDRRITEWTAWERYTLWLRSVLFPVINLTHTTILLAVLMIGGTFVLNDWLTVGQLTTGAMLAMMMVEPVGLILRWYDELQVAQVSLARLVGVRDIEPDAGDAEVRPDGRDVEADEVRFGYREGVDVLHQVSLSVAPGTRLALVGPSGAGKSTLGRLLAGIYAPREGSVTLGEAELSRMPAERVREHVALVNQEHHVFVGSLRDNLLLARQGAGDAELWAALGAVDADGWARALDDGLDTEVGSGGLSLTPAQAQQIALARLVLADPHTLVLDEATSLLDPRAARHLERSLARVLDGRTVVAIAHRLHTAHDADMIAVVENGRISELGSHDALVEADGAYAALWRSWHG; encoded by the coding sequence ATGATCGGCGTGGCGGCACCCGAGTACGACCCGGCGGCCCCGCAGTCGGCCACCACCCTGCCGGTCGGCACCCCGGCGACCGTCCGGGCGTACGTACGTCAGCTGATGCGGCGCCACCGCAAGGCGTTCGCGCTGCTCATCGGGGTCAACGCGGTCGCGGTGATCTCCTCGATGGTCGGCCCGTACCTGCTGGGCGGGATCGTCGAGGACCTCTCCAACGACGTCCAGGACCTCCATCTGGAGCGCACGGCCGCGCTGTTCGCGGGGGCGCTGATCGTGCAGACCGTGTTCGTGCGGCTGGTGCGGCTGCGCGGCGGGATGCTCGGCGAGGAGATGCTGGCCGATCTGCGCGAGGACTTCCTGGTGCGGTCGGTGGGGCTGCCGCCGGGCGTCCTGGAGCGCGCGGGCACGGGCGATCTGCTCTCCCGGATCACCACGGACATCGACCGGCTGGCCAACGCGATGCGCGAGGCCGTGCCGCAGCTGGCCATCGGTGTGGTGTGGGCGCTGCTGCTCATCGGCGCGCTCACGGCCACCGCGCCGCCGCTGGCCCTGGCGGTGCTCGTGGCGCTGCCCATGCTCGTGGCGGTGTGCCGCTGGTACTTCAGGCGGGCGCCCTCGGCGTACCGCTCGGAGGCGGCCGGGTACGCGGCGGTCGCCGCCGTGCTCGCCGAGACCGTCGACGCGGGCCGGACCATCGAGGCGCACCGCCTCGGCGAGCGCCGCATCGCGCTCTCCGACCGGCGGATCACCGAGTGGACGGCCTGGGAGCGGTACACGCTGTGGCTGCGGTCGGTCCTGTTCCCCGTCATCAACCTCACCCACACCACCATCCTGCTGGCCGTCCTGATGATCGGCGGAACGTTCGTCCTGAACGACTGGCTCACCGTCGGGCAGCTGACGACGGGCGCGATGCTCGCGATGATGATGGTCGAGCCGGTCGGTCTGATCCTGCGCTGGTACGACGAGCTCCAGGTCGCCCAGGTCTCGCTGGCCAGGCTCGTCGGCGTCCGGGACATCGAGCCGGACGCGGGCGACGCCGAGGTGCGCCCGGACGGCCGGGACGTCGAGGCGGACGAGGTGCGCTTCGGCTACCGCGAGGGCGTGGACGTACTGCACCAGGTCTCGCTGTCGGTGGCGCCGGGCACCCGGCTGGCGCTGGTGGGGCCGTCCGGCGCGGGCAAGTCCACGCTCGGGCGGCTGCTCGCGGGCATCTACGCCCCGCGCGAGGGCAGCGTCACGCTCGGCGAGGCCGAGCTGTCGCGGATGCCCGCCGAGCGGGTGCGCGAGCACGTGGCGCTGGTCAACCAGGAGCACCACGTGTTCGTGGGCTCGCTGCGGGACAACCTGCTGCTCGCCCGGCAGGGCGCCGGGGACGCCGAGCTGTGGGCGGCCCTGGGCGCGGTCGACGCCGACGGCTGGGCGCGGGCGCTCGACGACGGCCTGGACACGGAGGTCGGCTCCGGCGGGCTCTCCCTCACCCCGGCCCAGGCCCAGCAGATCGCGCTGGCCCGCCTGGTCCTCGCGGACCCGCACACGCTGGTCCTGGACGAGGCGACCTCGCTCCTCGACCCGCGCGCCGCACGGCACCTGGAGCGCTCACTGGCGCGGGTGCTGGACGGCCGTACGGTCGTGGCGATCGCCCACCGGCTGCACACCGCGCACGACGCGGACATGATCGCGGTGGTCGAGAACGGCCGCATCAGCGAGCTGGGCAGCCATGACGCCCTGGTCGAGGCGGACGGCGCGTACGCCGCGCTGTGGCGGTCCTGGCACGGGTGA
- a CDS encoding Gfo/Idh/MocA family protein: MNDAAPQNHDISRRSVLGAAGAAGAGIGVGGLATGSASAAEQTGQTGQTARTAAGAQEAPAPKRQGRTMIGVPFQRRSTVRVGLIGLGNRGGSMIDLYLAVPGVRVVALCDPVKAKTESAAAKVTAAGQPAPTVYHNGDHDYEQLLKRDDIDFVHIATPWDTHFDITKAALLNGVHAGVECPASMRLDQLWELVDLSERTRRHCMQLENCCYGRNEMRVLRMAHAGKFGELLHGAGAYIHDLRGLMFDPKYYEGPWRRLWHTRLRGDLYPTHGFGPVANYMDVNRGDRVVSIVSVGTPALGLAEYREAHMPPGDPSFKESYIESDRTISLVQTAKGRVIRLEHDVSTPHPYSRINSLGGTKGVFEDYPERIYIEPDQHDDNWGDFSKYTDWDHWLWKEHANPPGGHGGMDYMLVFRVMQCMRLGLVPDFDVYDAAAWSAPVPLSHLSLKAKGAPQQIPDFTRGEWHRPRPGMDSEKPAEA; the protein is encoded by the coding sequence ATGAACGACGCAGCTCCGCAGAACCACGACATCAGCCGACGTTCCGTCCTGGGGGCCGCGGGTGCCGCAGGCGCCGGGATCGGCGTCGGCGGCCTGGCCACGGGCAGCGCCTCCGCCGCCGAGCAGACCGGGCAGACCGGGCAGACGGCGCGGACCGCGGCCGGGGCCCAGGAGGCGCCCGCGCCGAAGCGCCAGGGCCGGACCATGATCGGGGTGCCGTTCCAGCGGCGCTCCACGGTGCGGGTGGGCCTGATCGGCCTCGGCAACCGCGGCGGAAGCATGATCGACCTGTATCTCGCCGTCCCCGGGGTGCGGGTGGTGGCGCTCTGCGACCCGGTGAAGGCCAAGACGGAGAGCGCCGCCGCCAAGGTGACCGCGGCGGGCCAGCCCGCGCCCACCGTCTACCACAACGGCGACCACGACTACGAACAGCTCCTCAAGCGCGACGACATCGACTTCGTGCACATCGCCACGCCCTGGGACACCCACTTCGACATCACCAAGGCCGCCCTGCTCAACGGGGTGCACGCGGGCGTGGAGTGTCCGGCCTCGATGCGCCTGGACCAGCTGTGGGAGCTGGTCGACCTCTCCGAGCGCACCAGACGCCACTGCATGCAGCTGGAGAACTGCTGTTACGGCAGGAACGAGATGCGGGTGCTGCGGATGGCGCACGCGGGCAAGTTCGGCGAGCTGCTGCACGGCGCGGGCGCGTACATCCACGATCTGCGCGGCCTGATGTTCGACCCGAAGTACTACGAGGGGCCCTGGCGCCGTCTGTGGCACACCCGGCTGCGCGGCGACCTCTACCCCACCCACGGCTTCGGCCCGGTCGCCAACTACATGGACGTCAACCGCGGCGACAGAGTGGTGTCCATCGTCAGCGTCGGCACGCCCGCGCTCGGCCTGGCCGAGTACCGCGAGGCCCATATGCCCCCGGGCGACCCCAGCTTCAAGGAGTCGTACATCGAGAGCGACCGGACGATCAGTCTGGTGCAGACGGCCAAGGGCCGGGTGATCCGCCTCGAACACGATGTGTCGACGCCGCACCCCTACAGCCGGATCAACAGCCTCGGCGGCACCAAGGGCGTCTTCGAGGACTACCCGGAGCGGATCTACATCGAGCCCGACCAGCACGACGACAACTGGGGCGACTTCTCGAAGTACACCGACTGGGACCACTGGCTCTGGAAGGAGCACGCCAACCCGCCCGGCGGGCACGGCGGCATGGACTACATGCTGGTGTTCCGGGTGATGCAGTGCATGCGCCTCGGGCTCGTCCCGGACTTCGACGTGTACGACGCGGCCGCCTGGTCGGCGCCGGTGCCACTGAGCCACCTCTCGCTCAAGGCGAAGGGCGCGCCCCAGCAGATCCCCGACTTCACCCGCGGCGAGTGGCACAGGCCCCGCCCCGGAATGGACTCCGAGAAGCCGGCGGAGGCCTGA
- a CDS encoding peptide-N4-asparagine amidase, protein MRPQRIMSMIGAVVLAAGALLGAGPAAAAAQPAEPPAEFGTDWHDPVTAAPPVAVPHTRSCQVTLAQAQFRDFTPYKGSYAPPKGCGDRWSKVVLRLDGNVKGRQYDRLGYLHVGGVEVLRTSTPEPSPDGIAWNVEKDVTRYSDTFRSAQPVEMLIGNVVDETYTGVIDVKVTLTFYSPYAQGAWEVPPAEGRVKPAAAPDRVLPLDGTALTAPRNSERIVAEVYATGSGGGCEEFWYLAVPDPAPYSCKAAAGPNREVRIKVDGQLAGIASPFPNVWTGGWSNPFLWYVVPAPHAFDVRPIEYDLTPYAALLNDGRAHRVEVSVAGVPEGQSGWSTPVNVLIWQDRGSEVVTGALTRHEESAPTDSTTYTPGTELRLDAKAGHRLTTAGYLDTSHGRVTTTVARGVAADTVHRWTEGENTDSLKGSWTDDSAVTTDGRGPAVTARVHRTYTMDGTITIGADDRLRTVITLGDLADTATLRGGRATSWSHLDDTYRGDASWTLNVPRDQRHASGTSAERYRLTGSDGCYDRSLKTAQGTLTEDLRRC, encoded by the coding sequence ATGAGACCACAGAGGATCATGTCCATGATCGGCGCGGTGGTGCTCGCGGCCGGAGCGCTGCTAGGCGCGGGCCCGGCCGCGGCGGCCGCACAGCCGGCCGAGCCCCCCGCCGAGTTCGGCACCGACTGGCACGACCCGGTCACCGCCGCGCCGCCGGTCGCCGTCCCGCACACCCGTAGCTGCCAAGTCACCCTGGCGCAGGCGCAGTTCCGCGACTTCACGCCGTACAAGGGGAGTTACGCGCCGCCCAAGGGATGCGGCGACCGGTGGAGCAAGGTGGTGCTGCGGCTCGACGGCAACGTCAAGGGGAGGCAGTACGACCGCCTCGGCTATCTCCACGTCGGCGGCGTCGAGGTGCTGCGCACGTCCACCCCCGAGCCCTCGCCGGACGGCATCGCCTGGAACGTCGAGAAGGACGTCACCCGCTACAGCGACACCTTCCGCTCCGCGCAGCCCGTCGAGATGCTGATCGGCAATGTTGTCGACGAGACGTACACCGGCGTGATCGACGTCAAGGTCACGCTGACCTTCTATTCCCCCTACGCCCAGGGGGCGTGGGAGGTGCCCCCAGCCGAGGGCCGTGTGAAGCCCGCCGCCGCGCCGGACAGGGTGCTGCCGCTCGACGGCACCGCGCTGACGGCGCCGCGCAACTCCGAGCGGATCGTCGCCGAGGTGTACGCGACCGGCTCGGGCGGCGGCTGCGAGGAGTTCTGGTACCTCGCGGTGCCGGACCCCGCGCCCTACTCCTGCAAGGCGGCCGCGGGGCCCAACCGCGAGGTGCGGATCAAGGTCGACGGCCAACTCGCCGGAATCGCCTCGCCGTTCCCGAACGTGTGGACCGGCGGCTGGTCCAACCCCTTCCTCTGGTACGTCGTCCCGGCGCCCCACGCCTTCGACGTACGGCCGATCGAGTACGACCTGACGCCGTACGCGGCGCTGCTCAACGACGGCCGCGCGCACCGCGTGGAGGTGTCCGTCGCCGGGGTCCCCGAGGGGCAGTCCGGCTGGTCGACGCCGGTCAACGTGCTGATCTGGCAGGACCGGGGCAGCGAGGTCGTCACCGGGGCGCTCACCCGCCACGAGGAGAGCGCGCCGACCGACTCCACGACCTACACGCCCGGAACCGAGCTGCGCCTCGACGCGAAGGCGGGCCACCGGCTGACCACGGCGGGCTATCTCGACACCTCGCACGGCCGGGTCACCACCACGGTCGCCCGCGGTGTCGCCGCCGACACGGTCCACCGCTGGACCGAGGGCGAGAACACCGACTCCCTGAAGGGGAGTTGGACCGACGACAGCGCGGTCACCACGGACGGGCGCGGCCCGGCCGTCACCGCGCGCGTGCACCGTACGTACACGATGGACGGCACCATCACCATCGGCGCGGACGACCGGCTGCGGACCGTGATCACCCTCGGGGACCTCGCGGACACCGCCACCCTGCGCGGCGGCCGGGCCACCTCGTGGTCGCACCTGGACGACACCTACCGGGGCGACGCCTCCTGGACCCTGAACGTCCCGCGCGACCAGCGGCACGCGAGCGGCACCTCCGCCGAGCGCTACCGCCTGACCGGCTCCGACGGCTGCTACGACCGCAGCCTCAAGACCGCCCAGGGCACCCTCACCGAGGACCTGCGGCGCTGCTGA
- a CDS encoding metal-dependent hydrolase gives MMGPAHSLSGAAAWLGVGAATAAAGHAMPWPVLVVGALISAGAALAPDLDHKSATISRAFGPVSRALCGIVDELSHAVYKATRGPGDPRRNGGHRTLTHTWLWAVLIGAGASAAAVFGGRWAVLGILFVHAVLAVEGLLWRAARMSSDVLVWLLGAAGAWIMAGVLDKPGNGSDWLFAGSGQEYLWLGLPIVLGALVHDIGDALTVSGCPILWPIPLGRKRWYPLGPPKAMRFRAGSWVELKVLMPVFMVLGGVGAAGALNFI, from the coding sequence ATGATGGGACCTGCGCACTCACTGTCAGGAGCGGCTGCCTGGCTGGGGGTGGGGGCCGCGACCGCTGCCGCGGGGCACGCCATGCCCTGGCCGGTGCTCGTCGTCGGCGCGCTGATCAGCGCCGGGGCGGCGCTCGCACCCGACCTCGACCACAAGTCCGCGACCATCTCGCGCGCCTTCGGACCGGTCTCCCGGGCCTTGTGCGGCATCGTCGACGAGCTCTCGCACGCCGTCTACAAGGCGACCAGGGGCCCCGGCGACCCGCGCCGCAACGGCGGCCACCGCACGCTGACCCACACCTGGCTGTGGGCCGTCCTGATCGGGGCGGGCGCCTCGGCCGCGGCCGTGTTCGGCGGCCGCTGGGCGGTGCTCGGCATCCTCTTCGTCCATGCGGTGCTCGCCGTCGAGGGCCTGCTGTGGCGGGCCGCGCGGATGTCCAGCGACGTCCTGGTGTGGCTGCTCGGCGCGGCCGGCGCCTGGATCATGGCCGGGGTCCTCGACAAGCCCGGCAACGGCTCGGACTGGCTCTTCGCCGGCTCCGGCCAGGAGTACCTGTGGCTGGGCCTGCCGATCGTGCTCGGCGCCCTGGTCCACGACATCGGGGACGCGCTGACCGTCTCCGGCTGCCCGATCCTGTGGCCGATCCCGCTCGGCCGCAAGCGCTGGTACCCGCTGGGCCCGCCGAAGGCGATGCGGTTCCGGGCCGGGAGCTGGGTCGAGCTGAAGGTGCTGATGCCCGTGTTCATGGTGCTCGGCGGGGTCGGGGCGGCGGGCGCGCTCAACTTCATCTGA
- a CDS encoding FAD-binding and (Fe-S)-binding domain-containing protein, whose product MPLLEPKPQALRPSGRRTESPDRVPDRLAGGTPEPLRGELTALLGAEKVLWKVSDLVRYASDASPYRFVPQVVVVAEDIDDISAVLSYAHGKRREVVFRAAGTSLNGQAQGEDILVDVRRHWAGVEVLDGGARARVRPGTTVARANAALARHGRVLGPDPASALACTIGGVVANNASGMTAGTTRNSYRTVASLTFVLPSGTVVDTGDPRADEDLAHAEPRLCAGLLALKAEIEADPELTARIRAKYAIKNTNGYRLDAFLDGSTPVEILRGLMVGSEGTFGFISEVVFDTVPLERRLSTALLFFPALPSAAAAVPLFNKAGALAVELIDGNTLRASVSVAGVPADWAALPRETAALLVEFRAPDEAGREAYERAAAQVLAGLDLVAPVASVTNAFTRDAGAIAGYWKARKAFVTAVGGSRPAGTTLITEDFAVPPARLAEACEALLALQETHGFDAAVAGHAAHGNLHFLLAFDAAEPSDVERYAAFMDDFCRLTVERFDGSLKAEHATGRNIAPFLELEWGPRATELMWRTKQVIDPDGVLAPRIVLDRDPRAHLRGLKTIPRVERVADPCIECGFCEPTCPSRDLTTTPRQRIVLRREMMRQSDGSPVQDALLDAYGYDAVDTCAGDSTCALDCPVGIDTGALMKGFRHLRHSPREERAAALTARHFKAVEASARLAVAAARTIGDRLGDRALARVTGLARKAVRPDLVPEWLPEIPGAAARALPRTRRVGASAVYYPACVNRIFGEPEGHRGPSLPQAVVALATRAGKPAWIPEDVAGTCCATIWHSKGYELGNAVMANRIVEAAWGWTAGGTLPLVVDASSCTLGIAHEVVPYLTADNRELHAALTVVDSVVWAAEELLPRLTVVRRARSAVLHPTCSMRHLGDEAQLRAVAGACAEEVVVPDDAGCCAFAGDRGMLHQELTGAATAREAAEVTGRHFDAHLSANRMCEIGMERATGRAYVSVLLELERATRPGPEYLRRS is encoded by the coding sequence ATGCCGCTCCTGGAGCCGAAGCCGCAAGCCCTGCGCCCCTCCGGGCGGCGCACCGAGTCCCCCGACCGGGTCCCGGACCGGCTCGCGGGCGGCACCCCGGAGCCGCTGCGCGGTGAGCTGACCGCCCTGCTCGGCGCCGAGAAGGTGCTGTGGAAGGTCTCCGACCTGGTGCGGTACGCCTCGGACGCCAGCCCGTACCGCTTCGTTCCCCAGGTCGTGGTGGTCGCCGAGGACATCGACGACATCTCGGCCGTCCTGTCGTACGCGCACGGAAAGCGCCGCGAGGTCGTCTTCCGGGCGGCCGGGACCAGCCTCAACGGCCAGGCGCAGGGCGAGGACATCCTGGTGGACGTGCGCCGCCACTGGGCCGGTGTCGAGGTCCTGGACGGCGGCGCCCGCGCCCGGGTCCGGCCCGGCACGACCGTCGCGCGGGCCAACGCGGCGCTCGCCCGGCACGGCCGCGTCCTCGGCCCCGACCCGGCCAGCGCACTCGCCTGCACGATCGGCGGGGTCGTCGCCAACAACGCCTCCGGGATGACGGCGGGCACGACCCGGAACTCGTACCGCACGGTCGCCTCGCTCACCTTCGTCCTGCCGAGCGGCACCGTGGTCGACACCGGCGACCCGCGCGCCGACGAGGACCTGGCGCACGCCGAACCCCGCCTGTGCGCGGGGCTGCTGGCACTGAAGGCGGAGATCGAGGCGGACCCGGAGCTCACCGCCCGGATCCGCGCCAAGTACGCGATCAAGAACACCAACGGCTACCGGCTCGACGCGTTCCTCGACGGCTCGACGCCGGTGGAGATCCTGCGCGGGCTGATGGTCGGCTCCGAGGGCACCTTCGGCTTCATCTCCGAGGTCGTCTTCGACACCGTGCCGCTGGAGCGCCGACTCAGCACGGCACTGCTCTTCTTCCCCGCGCTCCCGTCCGCCGCCGCCGCGGTGCCGCTGTTCAACAAGGCCGGGGCGCTCGCCGTGGAGCTGATCGACGGCAACACCCTGCGCGCCTCGGTGAGCGTGGCGGGCGTCCCCGCCGACTGGGCCGCGCTGCCCAGGGAGACGGCCGCGCTGCTCGTGGAGTTCCGCGCGCCGGACGAGGCGGGCCGCGAGGCGTACGAGCGGGCCGCGGCCCAGGTGCTCGCCGGGCTCGACCTGGTCGCCCCGGTCGCCTCGGTGACCAACGCGTTCACCCGGGACGCCGGGGCGATCGCCGGTTACTGGAAGGCCCGCAAGGCGTTCGTGACGGCGGTCGGCGGCTCCCGCCCAGCCGGTACGACCCTGATCACCGAGGACTTCGCGGTGCCGCCGGCCCGGCTCGCCGAGGCCTGCGAGGCGCTGCTCGCGCTCCAGGAGACCCATGGCTTCGACGCGGCCGTCGCGGGCCACGCGGCCCACGGCAACCTGCACTTCCTGCTGGCGTTCGACGCGGCCGAGCCGTCCGACGTCGAGCGGTACGCCGCGTTCATGGACGACTTCTGCCGCCTCACCGTGGAGCGCTTCGACGGCTCGCTGAAGGCCGAGCACGCCACCGGCCGCAACATCGCGCCGTTCCTGGAGCTGGAGTGGGGGCCGAGGGCCACCGAGCTGATGTGGCGGACCAAGCAGGTCATCGACCCGGACGGGGTGCTCGCGCCGAGGATCGTCCTGGACCGCGACCCGCGCGCCCATCTGCGCGGCCTCAAGACCATCCCGAGGGTGGAGCGGGTCGCGGACCCATGCATCGAGTGCGGCTTCTGCGAGCCGACCTGCCCCAGCCGCGACCTGACGACCACACCCCGGCAACGGATCGTGCTGCGGCGGGAGATGATGCGCCAGAGCGACGGCTCGCCCGTCCAGGACGCGCTGCTCGACGCGTACGGATACGACGCCGTGGACACCTGCGCGGGCGACTCGACCTGTGCGCTCGACTGCCCGGTGGGCATCGACACCGGCGCCCTGATGAAGGGCTTCCGCCATCTGCGGCACAGCCCGCGCGAGGAGCGGGCCGCCGCCCTCACCGCCCGTCACTTCAAGGCCGTCGAGGCCTCGGCGCGCCTCGCGGTGGCCGCCGCCCGTACCATCGGGGACCGCCTCGGCGACCGCGCCCTCGCGCGCGTGACGGGCCTCGCCCGCAAGGCCGTGCGCCCCGATCTGGTGCCGGAGTGGCTGCCCGAGATCCCGGGCGCCGCCGCCCGCGCCCTGCCCCGTACGCGACGGGTCGGCGCGAGCGCGGTGTACTACCCGGCGTGCGTCAACCGCATCTTCGGGGAACCCGAGGGCCACCGGGGCCCGTCGCTTCCGCAGGCCGTGGTGGCTCTCGCCACGCGCGCGGGGAAGCCGGCGTGGATCCCCGAGGACGTGGCGGGCACCTGCTGCGCCACCATCTGGCACTCGAAGGGGTACGAGCTGGGCAACGCCGTGATGGCCAACCGGATCGTCGAGGCCGCCTGGGGCTGGACGGCCGGCGGCACGCTCCCGCTGGTGGTCGACGCCTCCTCCTGCACCCTGGGCATCGCGCACGAGGTGGTGCCGTATCTCACCGCGGACAACCGGGAGTTGCACGCCGCTCTGACCGTGGTGGACTCGGTGGTGTGGGCCGCCGAGGAGCTGCTGCCGCGGCTGACCGTGGTGCGCAGGGCGCGCTCGGCCGTGCTCCATCCGACGTGCTCCATGCGGCATTTGGGCGACGAGGCGCAGCTGCGGGCCGTCGCCGGGGCCTGTGCGGAGGAGGTCGTGGTGCCGGACGACGCGGGGTGCTGCGCCTTCGCGGGCGACCGGGGGATGCTCCACCAGGAGCTCACCGGGGCGGCGACCGCACGGGAGGCCGCCGAGGTGACGGGCCGTCACTTCGATGCCCATCTCTCCGCGAACCGGATGTGCGAGATCGGCATGGAGCGGGCGACCGGCCGCGCCTATGTCTCCGTCCTGCTGGAGCTGGAGCGCGCGACCCGGCCCGGCCCGGAGTATCTGCGGCGCAGCTGA
- a CDS encoding CU044_2847 family protein — MVQILTMPLEHGSDVRAVFEIGEDETGGDLELAAGGAGTVARARVSLAEAMDQVRPALSRVVETVRGLGPDEVEIEFGLKAGGESGVIIAKGTAEVNFAVRLVWNRAGA, encoded by the coding sequence ATGGTGCAGATTCTGACGATGCCGTTGGAGCACGGCAGCGATGTGCGGGCCGTGTTCGAGATCGGCGAGGACGAGACCGGCGGCGACCTGGAGCTGGCCGCGGGCGGCGCCGGCACGGTGGCCCGGGCCAGGGTGTCGCTCGCGGAGGCGATGGACCAGGTGCGGCCCGCGCTGTCCCGCGTCGTCGAGACGGTGCGCGGGCTCGGGCCCGACGAGGTCGAGATCGAGTTCGGCCTCAAGGCGGGTGGCGAGTCCGGCGTGATCATCGCCAAGGGGACGGCCGAGGTGAACTTCGCCGTCCGGCTCGTCTGGAACCGCGCCGGAGCATGA